Below is a window of Arabidopsis thaliana chromosome 2, partial sequence DNA.
TGGAGAGAATTGAGGTCCGGTGAGAAGAACGATGTTGATTTGAAGCAGGAGAGGTTAATTCCGATCATCGTCGCCGCCATTGGAGCTGAGGAAGCCGAGCAAATTATTTTATCCGttccagattttttttttattgttctttaatataaaattgattttacaatttttaggTTGACTTTTTCAGTCAACTCAATTTTCACaaaatgttacaaaacaactctcttaattatattcgaatgcacacacacacatatcaaatcaataaccaaaaaacattCCATTCTCATAGGGTTTGGTTGGTTACACTCACAAGTTATTGAATATCCCTATTCCTAAACGCCCGCCCACGGAAAACAGCGAACCCAAGAGCATGCCCGAAAATCGCGGCTAGGAAAACACCACCGTTGAAGGAAACAACAGCCAGAATCACTAGGTAGCTAAAGCCGGACTTGACGGTATACATAGCCGTGCGAAATGCAACTTTAGCAAGCTTATCGGCACCCTGTTTGATGGATGACGCGTCAGAGCACCGAGCAAGCCACTCAGCTAAGAACGCcagaaagaagacgaagataaGTGCGAGTGCATACATCCCACGGTCAGAACCAGGCCAGCCTGAGAAGAGCACTTGGCAGTTGTAACCCCAATAGAATGTTGGGTGTAACAGTGACGGTCTATGTGgcgtttgcgtttgcgttgtggtggtggtgttcCAAGCCTCTACTACGACAACGTTTTTGCTCGACAACATCTCCTTTAATTTGGTGTAAAAAGAGAATTGGGATGTCGTTGTCGTAGTGGAAATAGGAGACTCGCTAGTCTTTGCCTATAAAAAGTGTTTCGTCTTGAGAGGAAGAGACTGGTCCTACTAAATTATATGCTATGTTCATGTTATGAAGCAAACTCAAGATTTGATTGTCGGATTTTTCTTTCGAAAAGCTACACCATGTCCATCAATAAACTATTTTTGGCCGTATATTTGTAATcaaaattcgtttttaaacgtatatataaatacattgaTGCACATATCATAAGCTAAGCTAGCTAACTAAAAGTAAAGTATCTTATggtttaatatgtttttttgtctacgttagaatattttctttgcttttttatataaattttatcacAAGCTATTGCAagcaataataaaaatattaaataaaatatgctAATAAAAAccagtaattttattttgattcacTTAACAAGTAAATTAGTTATTTCCCCAAGCttgttttcaaataatcaTCAATCTATTCTAGGCTATCTAGtggttaatttgtttttagacTAGGGAACAATCGATCATATGATTAGTCGATATACGAAATTTTTTGATTATGTCAACAAAAAGTGACATAAAATTTTCAGTGATAAAGGTGAGCTAGCCCATGTTACAAGAGCTAAATACTAATCCGATCCCCTCGATTCAACAGAACATTTTTAAACTTATccaatttattattatatgctTTACGTCAAGTTTGCGTTCTTCCACGAGAGAAGCCTTAACACATGATGGAAGAGTGTAATGTTGCCCATGCCAATTGCcaagaaacaaacaactaTGCGTCTATGCTTATGGCGGGCACCGACTAGGCCACGTTCTCTATTTCACAAGTTTAACCGCgaacacacaaaaaacaaacaaccaaaaaaaaaaaaaaaaaaaaaacttaagattATGAGTTTGAAGACTTGGATGCACGAAGCATAGCAACGTTGAAGGTGAGGAGAACGATCTTTAATGGGTATAGTCCACTTTCCATCATCTAACCTTTGTTTATACGGATATTCCAACTCAAGTATAATCCACTTTAAACTTTTGTGATGAGTGAAAACTATTTCAAAACTACACTTTGCTTTTTTTATGCATTTCAAATTTCACTTTATTAATGTAAAgtgtataaatatttgaataattggttttgaatctaGATCTTAATGTCAAGGCACCTATAAAGAGAAAACATCAATTCAGTTGCAATTAAGGGCATGTAgctatatacatttttttgttcttcagcCGAAACAGTACTTCAATAATGAttcaaaacacacacacaaaaaaaaaatagatagcGAAACAGTTATATCTTAGCCGGACCAAATTTTCCTATGAAATCACTGTCAGCTTTCTTACTCATTACCTCATGCGGCACTACCTTTGGACCACCCCGATTTGATAATCACATCCAATAGATTTCACCACGACAAGGTACTCAAATCCTCTAACTAAATgtaagaggaagaagatacaATTACCAAATTCAGTAAACTAGAGAAAACTTGcactaaaattattatttctataagaaatgttttaaatattttaatttattaaattagaGTAAAAATGGATATTTAACGGAAGAGAGAGTGgaataattaataaagaattAAATCCAGTAGTAACAGAAAACTCAAGTGTTTGGACTTCAGTGGCAGTTTTAAGTACTTTGCTTCGGTCAGAATCCTTCAAACactgtttcttcatctccctTCGTCTTCTACCTTTTGATTTCGCGCCACCACGCTCCAACCTTTTCGTTTTCCTCTCACTGCTTTCTCCGATCTGCCTGAGTTTCTCCGTAAGTGGTCCCTAATTCCCACTTTTTCCTCTCTCTGGTTTGGTTTGGagtgacaaaaagaaaagggaaagtTACAATTTcgttttcctttctctttcttctttggtgatCCCATTGCTAAAATTTGCTGATTTCCTTGCAAAGGTTTCTGATTCTCCTAAGTTTTAGTTAGATCTGTGATCTACTGATATCCTCTAGAGCCTCAATTCTTCAAGAGACTGTTTAGCTTTTGCTAAGAATTGAGTATGAAGTACTGAATTGTGTAATTCCAATGAATTCTCTAGTGATATTTTTATGCTTAAACTTTATGTCTTTGTTATTGCAGAGTGGTTAGTGTAAAGGTGGATGAAGAAACTAAGATTTGGTTTAGTCCCTGAATGCAGTATAGAGTCATTGCTTTGAGGTTGCTGGTAATTATTCTACCACTATGGTGAGGCAACAAAGAGCCTCTAAGGTTCATGAAGATAGACATCCCTTGTGTCAAGGTAAAGATGAGCTGGTGAAGCATGATATGTTGGATCCGCCAAGGTATCTTCGAAGAACGAAAGAAGATTTCCGCGGAAAGGCGCtgagttttggggttttggaTTGGAAACAGTTTGAGAAATGGAAGGATACTAATGCAGATGGAACCAAAGAAGCGTGTTGTAGTTACGCGGAAACAGCTGCAAGTTCGTTGGAGCTAGATTTATCGACCGGTGTTGTCAAAAGATTGGAGGTAGATTCGAAGTCTCAACAAATGAGGAATCAGAGTTTCTC
It encodes the following:
- the COPT4 gene encoding copper transporter 4 (copper transporter 4 (COPT4); FUNCTIONS IN: copper ion transmembrane transporter activity, high affinity copper ion transmembrane transporter activity; INVOLVED IN: copper ion transport; LOCATED IN: integral to membrane; CONTAINS InterPro DOMAIN/s: Ctr copper transporter (InterPro:IPR007274); BEST Arabidopsis thaliana protein match is: Ctr copper transporter family (TAIR:AT2G26975.1); Has 161 Blast hits to 161 proteins in 20 species: Archae - 0; Bacteria - 0; Metazoa - 2; Fungi - 0; Plants - 151; Viruses - 0; Other Eukaryotes - 8 (source: NCBI BLink).), yielding MLSSKNVVVVEAWNTTTTTQTQTPHRPSLLHPTFYWGYNCQVLFSGWPGSDRGMYALALIFVFFLAFLAEWLARCSDASSIKQGADKLAKVAFRTAMYTVKSGFSYLVILAVVSFNGGVFLAAIFGHALGFAVFRGRAFRNRDIQ